A single genomic interval of Candidatus Margulisiibacteriota bacterium harbors:
- a CDS encoding ABC transporter permease, which yields MGSCSENSLVIEIGTGRKKNRYWKDVWSYRELFVFLSWRDILVRYKQTFIGVAWSVIRPVLTMVVFTLVFGKLAKLPSEGVPYPVLVYAAMLPWQFFSNSFSEAGNSLISNANLLTKIYFPRIIVPSSAVIVSLVDFLISSVILIALMVWFRFVPDYRILTLPIFLILALITSLGAGFYVAALNVKYRDFRYIIPFIVQFGLYISPVGFSSNIVPEKWRLLYSLNPMVGVIDGFRWAIVGGNSNIYLPGFLLSGLISVSLFVGGIYYFRNMERSFVDII from the coding sequence ATGGGTAGTTGTTCAGAAAATTCTTTGGTAATTGAAATAGGGACGGGGCGAAAAAAGAATCGTTATTGGAAAGATGTCTGGTCCTATAGGGAATTGTTTGTTTTTCTTTCGTGGAGGGATATTCTTGTTAGATATAAGCAGACATTCATAGGAGTGGCCTGGAGTGTTATCCGACCTGTTCTGACTATGGTGGTATTTACTCTCGTTTTTGGTAAGCTGGCTAAATTGCCTTCGGAAGGTGTGCCTTATCCTGTTCTGGTCTACGCTGCTATGCTACCATGGCAGTTTTTTTCCAATTCTTTTAGCGAAGCCGGTAATTCGCTGATTTCAAATGCAAATCTGCTTACAAAAATCTATTTTCCCCGAATCATAGTGCCTTCAAGCGCAGTAATAGTAAGCCTGGTTGATTTTCTCATATCTTCTGTAATACTGATAGCCCTTATGGTCTGGTTTCGTTTTGTGCCGGACTACCGGATACTTACTCTTCCGATATTTCTGATTCTGGCATTGATTACTTCTTTAGGTGCCGGATTCTATGTGGCAGCATTGAATGTGAAATATCGGGATTTCAGATATATCATTCCTTTCATCGTCCAGTTCGGGTTGTATATATCGCCGGTTGGATTTAGTAGTAATATAGTGCCTGAAAAATGGAGATTATTATATTCGCTTAACCCGATGGTGGGCGTAATTGATGGGTTCAGGTGGGCGATTGTTGGTGGAAATAGTAATATTTACTTGCCTGGTTTTCTATTGTCAGGTCTTATTTCTGTATCTCTGTTTGTAGGTGGTATATATTATTTCCGTAATATGGAAAGAAGTTTTGTTGATATTATTTGA
- a CDS encoding ABC transporter ATP-binding protein: MDAVVKVENLSKSYILSHQPGKRYVALRDVISEKTKKITGRILHPFLAFKELKPLHEEFWALNDVSFNIRQGDRVGIIGRNGAGKSTLLKILSRITEPTKGHISIKGSVASLLEVGTGFHPELTGRENIFLNGAILGMKRTEIKKKFDEIVAFAEIEKFLDTPVKRYSSGMYVRLAFAVAAHLEPEILVVDEVLAVGDSQFQKKCLGKMEDVSAKEGRTVLFVSHNMVALQSLCNKGLLLLNGRVAFDGASKDAIQKYLQEFNKKSVLDLSSRCDREGNQAVKITNIKFYNDLTGDRVDVLVSGMPVLIEVEYFCQNSKKVKSFDISISFWTQMQTFLFACRSSAVGVDFRLIEKGKIYCKIQKWPLNAGIYKYNIYTEANGIMSDRIVDVEDLNVESGDYYQTGKLPAAHLQGVFIDHQWLDGGQLI, encoded by the coding sequence ATGGATGCCGTTGTTAAGGTTGAGAACTTAAGTAAAAGCTATATTCTTTCACATCAGCCGGGGAAACGATACGTTGCTCTTAGGGATGTCATCTCAGAAAAAACTAAAAAAATAACCGGCAGAATTCTGCATCCGTTTTTGGCTTTTAAAGAATTAAAACCGCTCCATGAAGAATTCTGGGCACTTAATGATGTGTCTTTTAATATTAGACAGGGTGACAGGGTTGGCATAATTGGCAGGAATGGTGCAGGCAAATCGACACTGCTCAAAATACTGAGCCGCATAACCGAACCTACAAAAGGACATATTTCTATTAAAGGAAGTGTGGCTAGTTTGTTGGAAGTTGGGACTGGTTTTCACCCGGAGCTAACCGGCAGAGAAAATATTTTTCTTAACGGCGCTATACTTGGGATGAAAAGAACAGAAATTAAAAAGAAGTTTGATGAAATTGTAGCTTTCGCGGAAATTGAAAAGTTCCTAGACACACCTGTAAAGAGGTATTCCAGCGGTATGTATGTGCGGCTTGCTTTTGCCGTAGCGGCACATCTTGAGCCGGAGATACTTGTGGTTGATGAGGTACTTGCCGTAGGAGATTCACAATTTCAGAAAAAGTGCTTAGGAAAAATGGAGGATGTGTCGGCAAAAGAAGGACGAACTGTGCTGTTTGTCAGTCATAATATGGTAGCGCTTCAGTCACTATGTAACAAAGGGTTGTTATTGTTGAACGGCAGAGTTGCATTCGATGGTGCATCTAAAGATGCGATCCAGAAGTATTTACAGGAATTTAACAAGAAATCTGTTTTGGATCTATCTAGCCGGTGTGATAGGGAAGGAAATCAAGCCGTCAAAATTACCAATATAAAATTTTATAACGATTTAACTGGAGACAGGGTTGATGTGCTGGTTTCCGGAATGCCTGTTTTGATAGAAGTTGAATATTTTTGTCAAAATTCTAAAAAGGTAAAATCTTTTGATATTTCTATTTCTTTTTGGACACAAATGCAAACTTTTTTATTTGCTTGCAGAAGTTCAGCTGTGGGTGTGGATTTTCGGCTGATAGAGAAAGGAAAGATATACTGCAAGATACAGAAGTGGCCTTTAAATGCAGGTATATATAAATACAATATATACACCGAGGCGAATGGGATAATGAGTGACAGGATAGTTGATGTTGAGGATCTTAATGTTGAAAGTGGAGATTATTATCAGACAGGCAAATTGCCTGCGGCTCATTTGCAAGGCGTTTTTATTGATCATCAATGGCTGGATGGTGGGCAATTAATATAG
- a CDS encoding aminotransferase DegT has product MNSFVPVNEPLLNGNEKKYLGECIDTGWISSEGPFIKQFENAFSVYVGRKYGIAVSNGSVALDAAVVALGIGEGDEVILPAFTIISCAAAIVRSGALPVLVDCDPLTWNIDVNQIEQKITAKTRAIMVVHIYGLPVDMEPVLELARKYDLKIIEDAAEMHGQTYMGRACGSFGDISTFSFYPNKHITTGEGGMLVTDDDFLADRCRSLRNLCFQAGKRFVHEELGWNFRMTNIQAALGLAQLERLHEFVEKKRRIGKKYNELFMDVKGIQLPVIKTDFAENIYWVYGMVLNDEISFDAQEVMRQMADKQIGTRPFFFPMHEQPVFQKMGLFKNEKYPVSEKIARRGFYIPSGLALTDEQIEQVAAVLKEVIK; this is encoded by the coding sequence ATGAATAGTTTTGTGCCGGTAAATGAACCGTTGTTAAACGGCAATGAGAAGAAGTATCTTGGTGAATGTATTGATACTGGATGGATATCAAGTGAAGGCCCGTTCATCAAGCAATTCGAAAATGCATTTTCTGTTTATGTCGGGCGCAAATACGGAATAGCAGTCAGCAACGGTTCGGTAGCTCTTGATGCGGCAGTTGTTGCATTGGGAATTGGTGAAGGGGATGAAGTGATCCTCCCTGCTTTTACTATAATTTCATGTGCTGCCGCGATAGTCAGATCAGGTGCGCTGCCCGTGCTTGTTGATTGTGATCCACTAACCTGGAATATTGATGTTAATCAGATAGAGCAGAAAATTACCGCAAAAACCAGGGCAATTATGGTGGTGCATATATACGGTTTGCCAGTTGATATGGAGCCTGTCCTGGAACTAGCCAGGAAATATGACCTTAAAATAATTGAAGATGCGGCTGAGATGCATGGACAGACATATATGGGTAGAGCGTGCGGCAGTTTCGGTGATATCAGTACCTTCAGCTTTTATCCTAACAAGCATATTACGACCGGTGAAGGCGGTATGCTGGTTACAGATGATGACTTTTTGGCAGATAGATGCCGTTCTTTAAGGAATCTATGTTTTCAGGCTGGTAAGAGATTTGTGCACGAAGAGTTGGGGTGGAATTTTCGAATGACTAATATTCAGGCTGCTCTTGGTCTGGCCCAATTGGAAAGACTACACGAGTTTGTAGAAAAAAAGAGAAGGATAGGCAAAAAGTATAATGAATTATTCATGGATGTAAAAGGAATTCAATTACCTGTAATCAAGACAGATTTTGCGGAAAACATATATTGGGTTTATGGAATGGTATTAAATGACGAAATATCTTTTGACGCTCAGGAAGTAATGAGACAGATGGCAGATAAACAGATTGGTACTCGTCCGTTTTTTTTTCCGATGCATGAACAGCCTGTGTTCCAGAAAATGGGCTTGTTTAAAAATGAGAAATATCCTGTGTCAGAAAAAATTGCCAGAAGAGGCTTTTATATTCCGAGCGGACTTGCTTTGACCGATGAACAGATAGAGCAGGTGGCGGCAGTTCTGAAAGAGGTGATTAAATGA
- a CDS encoding SAM-dependent methyltransferase, whose product MSVFADYSSYYDLLYKDKDYKGEIDYIDMLIRKYNPRAKTILDLGCGTGRHDILLAERGYCIHGVDLSEEMIKIAKQYESSDRLSFSAGDIRNIKCGKKFDVIISLFHVMSYQIKNEDITSVVNTVSRHLEKGGVFIFDCWYGPAVLTDMPVVRVKRLENDELTVLRIAEPVMHPDENVVDVNYQLYITDKLSGNHSEVREMHKMRYWFKPEIEEVLKNKGFELIAYEEWMSGKPTGLDTWGVCWVVKKIVQ is encoded by the coding sequence ATGAGTGTTTTTGCTGATTATTCGAGTTATTATGATCTGCTTTATAAAGACAAGGATTATAAAGGTGAAATTGACTATATAGATATGCTTATCAGAAAGTATAATCCGCGAGCTAAAACCATATTGGACCTGGGGTGTGGCACAGGACGTCACGATATTTTACTTGCGGAAAGAGGGTATTGCATACATGGTGTCGACTTGAGTGAAGAGATGATAAAAATTGCAAAACAGTATGAAAGTTCTGATAGACTGAGTTTTTCTGCCGGAGATATAAGAAATATAAAATGCGGGAAAAAATTCGATGTTATCATATCTCTGTTTCATGTAATGAGTTACCAGATAAAAAATGAAGATATTACATCTGTAGTAAACACGGTATCCCGGCATTTGGAGAAAGGCGGGGTATTTATATTTGACTGCTGGTATGGTCCTGCTGTGTTAACTGATATGCCGGTTGTAAGAGTGAAACGGCTTGAGAATGATGAGCTCACTGTCCTAAGAATAGCAGAGCCTGTTATGCACCCTGATGAAAACGTTGTGGATGTTAATTATCAGTTATATATAACTGATAAATTAAGCGGTAACCATAGCGAAGTGAGAGAAATGCATAAAATGAGATACTGGTTTAAGCCTGAGATAGAGGAAGTGTTGAAAAATAAGGGATTCGAACTCATAGCATATGAAGAATGGATGAGTGGGAAACCCACTGGCTTAGATACCTGGGGAGTCTGTTGGGTTGTAAAAAAAATTGTTCAATAA
- a CDS encoding glycosyltransferase family 1 protein — MNNKKKILFLIQLPPPVHGVSTMNKIISDSKLINGSFDTRVFPLMFASDISDIGVVSVGKIVKMLICALKLVRTLLADRPDIAYFTLAPAGYAFYRDIIYVFILKIFKLKIIYHLHGKGIKNIISKHKLNKVICKFIFKNVNVICLSDQITYDIQDVYGKKPFIVNNGIVRIIDSNYFEEEKNNRDIKIKILFLSNYEKTKGILDLVDALRILDKKNIDFETVLVGKPTKSISIDYLKEYITNNGLIKKIKISGPQYNDNKNEILKNASIFVFPTYNEAFPLVILEAMQFGLPVVSTFEGAIPEIVDDCKTGFLVRQRDVTLLAEKIEILIKDKDMRIKMGRAGRIKFLEKYTLETFERNMKKIFDEVLNDDI, encoded by the coding sequence ATGAATAATAAGAAAAAAATATTATTTCTCATCCAGCTTCCACCTCCTGTTCATGGGGTCTCTACCATGAATAAAATTATTTCCGACAGTAAATTAATCAATGGTTCTTTTGATACAAGAGTTTTTCCTCTGATGTTTGCCAGTGATATAAGTGACATAGGGGTTGTTTCTGTTGGTAAGATTGTAAAAATGTTAATTTGTGCATTAAAGCTTGTTCGAACATTATTAGCCGATAGGCCTGATATCGCGTATTTTACATTAGCCCCGGCAGGTTATGCTTTTTATCGAGATATCATCTATGTATTTATTTTAAAGATATTTAAATTAAAAATAATATACCACTTACATGGAAAAGGCATCAAAAATATAATCAGTAAACATAAATTGAATAAAGTAATATGTAAATTTATATTTAAAAATGTAAATGTTATATGTCTGTCGGATCAGATAACTTATGATATACAGGATGTGTATGGTAAAAAGCCTTTTATTGTTAATAACGGTATTGTAAGAATAATAGATAGTAATTATTTTGAGGAAGAAAAAAATAACCGGGACATAAAAATTAAAATACTTTTTTTATCTAATTATGAAAAAACAAAAGGTATTCTGGACCTTGTAGATGCTTTAAGGATATTAGATAAAAAAAATATTGATTTTGAAACGGTATTGGTTGGTAAGCCTACAAAATCTATTTCTATTGATTATTTAAAAGAGTATATTACAAATAATGGGTTAATAAAAAAAATCAAAATATCAGGTCCCCAATATAATGATAATAAAAACGAAATTTTAAAAAATGCCAGTATATTTGTTTTCCCTACATATAATGAAGCATTTCCACTGGTAATATTAGAAGCTATGCAGTTCGGGTTGCCGGTTGTTTCTACTTTTGAAGGTGCTATTCCAGAGATTGTGGATGATTGTAAGACTGGCTTTCTGGTGCGTCAGAGAGATGTTACTTTATTAGCTGAGAAAATAGAGATCCTTATAAAAGATAAAGATATGCGTATAAAAATGGGCAGGGCTGGAAGGATAAAGTTCCTGGAAAAATACACATTAGAAACTTTTGAGCGAAATATGAAAAAAATTTTTGATGAGGTGTTGAATGATGATATTTAA
- a CDS encoding DUF362 domain-containing protein: MHNEVKVSRIDSYDVTGIYNSLPDEIFDIIKHDNTVILKPNWVKESHLFRPADWEYVITHPTVIMAVLMKVLDRLGNNGKVIITDGPQTDSSFKKLIGHYPVKEWEQLAEKRGVSLEVIDLRDDEWVNEGDVTVKRTKLTGDPRGKIEVNLLGNKSEFHEHIKSKRGYYGADYDISETNRAHDGKNNLYSVSRSVINGDVFINLPKLKTHKKSGITCCLKNLVGINTYKNYLPHHCEGGPSEGGDQFPSDNLNARLEGPIMAFIKQHFIRNLIMAKLFKPLKKIGKKTFGDTNTVIRSGNWHGNDTIWRMILDLNKVLFYANPDGSMREGKWNNAKKYIGIVDGILAGEGNGPMSPDPVEMNYIFCGSNPVAIDAVCARFMGFNPMKILSIKNSFKIRQYHICNFSYDDIVINIGKNKFKIADLPRYFIVPFKPHFGWINYIEG, from the coding sequence ATGCATAATGAAGTTAAGGTTAGCAGGATTGATTCCTATGATGTAACTGGAATTTATAATAGTTTGCCGGATGAGATATTCGATATTATCAAACATGACAATACTGTGATATTGAAGCCAAATTGGGTAAAAGAATCACACCTTTTTCGTCCTGCAGACTGGGAGTATGTAATTACACACCCTACAGTAATAATGGCTGTTTTGATGAAGGTACTTGATAGGTTAGGTAATAATGGAAAAGTAATCATTACTGATGGACCTCAGACTGATTCTTCATTTAAGAAACTCATCGGACATTATCCGGTAAAGGAATGGGAGCAATTAGCTGAAAAAAGGGGAGTTTCTCTGGAGGTTATTGATCTTCGGGATGATGAGTGGGTTAATGAAGGAGATGTGACAGTCAAGAGAACGAAGCTCACTGGTGACCCTCGAGGTAAGATCGAAGTAAATTTATTAGGTAACAAAAGTGAGTTCCATGAACATATCAAGTCTAAAAGAGGATATTATGGAGCAGATTATGACATTTCAGAAACCAACCGGGCTCATGACGGTAAAAATAATCTTTACAGCGTTTCTCGTTCGGTAATAAATGGGGATGTGTTTATTAACTTGCCAAAGCTAAAAACACATAAGAAAAGCGGCATAACCTGCTGTTTAAAAAACCTTGTCGGAATTAATACTTATAAGAACTATTTACCTCATCACTGCGAAGGTGGACCTTCGGAGGGTGGAGATCAGTTCCCTTCTGATAATTTGAACGCTAGACTGGAAGGTCCTATTATGGCTTTTATTAAACAACATTTTATAAGAAATCTTATTATGGCTAAATTATTTAAACCTTTAAAGAAAATCGGAAAAAAAACTTTCGGGGATACCAATACGGTTATACGCAGTGGGAACTGGCATGGTAATGATACTATTTGGCGTATGATACTTGATCTTAATAAAGTACTTTTTTATGCTAATCCTGACGGCAGCATGCGTGAAGGAAAATGGAACAATGCAAAAAAATATATTGGAATAGTAGATGGCATTCTGGCCGGAGAAGGGAATGGCCCTATGTCGCCTGACCCTGTGGAAATGAATTATATTTTCTGCGGAAGCAATCCTGTAGCGATTGATGCGGTTTGTGCTCGTTTTATGGGATTTAATCCGATGAAAATATTGTCGATTAAGAATTCATTTAAGATCAGGCAGTATCATATATGTAATTTTTCTTATGATGATATTGTTATAAATATTGGTAAGAACAAATTTAAGATAGCAGATCTGCCTCGTTATTTTATCGTTCCGTTTAAGCCGCATTTTGGCTGGATAAACTATATTGAGGGATAG
- a CDS encoding phenylacetate--CoA ligase family protein, giving the protein MSFKKNVLKNIIKLPPQLNNFLLAFNKKPEWIYGEKYKSYQTFIDSNHHGFDNTKKLIDLVNYAIQNIPYYKNLYAGLRMNNLDDFRKGISFIDKQIVMSCHDDFISLNSNKCQYDNVTTGGTSGKPLNILVPKDRYIKELGTMHFLWSKAGYKYQTRAVIRNHHLLPEKDFVINPITKEVIFDGFRLCDDYFEIIYTLIKRFNIQFIHCYPSTAYEFSRFLYDSKKDCSFIKAFLSGSENIIDYQKNLINNKLGVKFYNWYGHSEKLLLGGYCQYSDYFHMEPTYGYFELIDEKSEVIDVPGKVGEIVGTTLDNYGMPLIRYRTDDYAEYVSHKCEACCRELSVIKNIKGRWSGEKIYNKDGTFVTTTALNLHDELYAVINGIQFVQKEKGMLTVMIIKSDKYNDYYERKIIEYYKYKLKPDTEINIVYVDKLIKQSNGKFLHLISKVT; this is encoded by the coding sequence ATGTCTTTTAAAAAAAATGTTCTAAAAAATATTATTAAGCTTCCACCACAATTGAATAATTTTTTGTTAGCTTTTAATAAAAAACCTGAATGGATTTATGGGGAAAAATATAAGTCATATCAAACGTTTATTGATAGTAACCATCATGGTTTTGATAACACAAAAAAGTTAATAGATTTAGTTAATTATGCCATACAAAATATCCCTTATTATAAAAACTTATATGCAGGTCTGAGAATGAATAATTTGGATGATTTCAGAAAAGGCATCTCTTTTATTGATAAACAAATAGTAATGAGTTGCCATGATGATTTCATCTCTCTAAATAGTAATAAATGCCAATATGATAATGTTACTACAGGAGGTACTAGTGGGAAACCGTTAAATATATTAGTTCCTAAAGACAGATATATCAAAGAATTGGGAACTATGCATTTTTTATGGAGTAAGGCAGGCTATAAATATCAGACAAGAGCGGTTATCCGGAATCATCACCTATTACCTGAAAAAGATTTCGTGATTAATCCTATTACGAAAGAAGTGATTTTTGATGGCTTTAGGCTCTGTGATGATTATTTTGAAATAATATATACTTTAATAAAGCGATTTAATATACAATTTATTCATTGCTATCCTTCGACAGCCTATGAATTCTCTAGATTTTTATACGACAGCAAAAAGGATTGTTCTTTTATCAAAGCCTTTTTATCCGGTTCGGAAAATATTATAGACTATCAAAAAAACCTAATAAATAATAAGCTCGGAGTAAAATTCTACAACTGGTATGGGCATAGCGAAAAATTGCTTCTTGGTGGCTATTGTCAGTATTCAGATTATTTCCATATGGAACCAACATATGGATATTTTGAATTAATTGATGAAAAAAGTGAAGTAATTGATGTGCCTGGTAAAGTAGGGGAGATTGTCGGCACAACTTTAGATAATTATGGTATGCCATTGATAAGATATAGAACGGATGATTATGCTGAATATGTTTCACACAAATGTGAAGCATGTTGTAGGGAGCTATCTGTTATTAAGAACATAAAAGGCAGATGGAGTGGCGAAAAAATATATAACAAGGACGGTACCTTTGTTACTACAACTGCGTTAAATTTGCACGACGAGCTTTATGCTGTTATTAACGGTATACAGTTTGTTCAGAAAGAAAAGGGCATGTTAACGGTGATGATTATTAAATCTGATAAATATAATGATTATTATGAACGAAAGATAATTGAATATTATAAATATAAGCTAAAACCTGATACCGAAATAAATATTGTATATGTCGATAAGTTGATCAAGCAAAGCAATGGTAAATTTTTGCATTTAATAAGTAAAGTAACTTAG
- a CDS encoding UDP-N-acetylglucosamine 2-epimerase (non-hydrolyzing) — protein MTRIKIVLVAAARPNFMKVAPIIKELKKFPDKFNSILVHTGQHYDYAMSRAFFEQLNIPAPNIDLEVGSGTHAEQSGKVMIKFEQFLIKERPDIVIVVGDVNSTMACAIAAKKMKILVAHVEAGLRSFDRNMPEEINRLLTDSIADILYTPSEDADKQLIKEGIEQKKIIHVGNIMIDTLHTQKSIADASRYYEKLGLNKSLYALVTLHRPGNVDVKETFTRIMDVLLEVSKTTTIIFPMHPRTRKLIQSYNMAAMLSFDKIIPSCINAINPIGYNEMLNLTLNARLVLTDSGGLQEETTALGIPCLTLRENTERPVTVTVGSNVIVGTDPQLILTTYEQIMSGVYKQSSVPRYWDGRTAARIVQHLDKYFSNGRNQ, from the coding sequence ATGACACGCATTAAAATTGTTCTAGTTGCTGCAGCCAGACCAAACTTCATGAAAGTAGCTCCTATAATTAAAGAGCTCAAAAAATTTCCTGATAAGTTTAATTCAATTCTAGTTCATACAGGGCAACATTACGATTATGCGATGAGCCGGGCTTTTTTTGAGCAATTAAATATACCTGCTCCAAATATAGATCTTGAAGTCGGATCAGGCACTCATGCTGAGCAGTCTGGGAAGGTTATGATCAAGTTTGAGCAGTTTTTAATTAAGGAACGACCTGATATTGTCATTGTTGTCGGTGATGTTAATTCAACAATGGCCTGTGCAATCGCTGCAAAAAAAATGAAAATACTTGTAGCTCATGTTGAAGCTGGTCTTCGTAGTTTTGATCGTAACATGCCAGAAGAGATTAACCGGTTACTTACAGATTCAATCGCTGATATTCTGTATACTCCTTCTGAGGACGCGGATAAACAATTGATTAAAGAAGGTATTGAACAAAAAAAGATTATCCATGTCGGCAATATCATGATTGATACTTTGCATACTCAAAAATCCATAGCTGATGCGTCCAGATATTACGAAAAGCTGGGGCTCAATAAATCTCTTTACGCACTAGTCACCTTACATCGTCCCGGCAATGTTGATGTTAAAGAGACTTTTACAAGAATAATGGACGTATTATTGGAAGTATCAAAAACCACAACAATTATATTTCCGATGCATCCACGAACGAGAAAGCTGATCCAATCATATAATATGGCCGCTATGTTGTCTTTTGATAAAATTATTCCAAGTTGTATAAATGCTATTAATCCGATAGGGTATAACGAAATGCTGAATCTGACTTTGAATGCCCGTCTTGTGCTTACTGACAGCGGTGGACTTCAGGAAGAAACAACAGCTCTGGGCATCCCTTGTCTGACGTTACGAGAAAATACTGAGCGCCCCGTAACAGTAACGGTGGGATCAAATGTTATTGTGGGTACTGATCCTCAATTAATCTTAACAACTTACGAACAAATAATGAGTGGAGTATATAAGCAGTCTTCCGTTCCCCGATACTGGGATGGAAGGACAGCTGCGCGGATCGTTCAGCATTTGGATAAATATTTTAGCAATGGAAGGAACCAATAA